In one window of Porites lutea chromosome 8, jaPorLute2.1, whole genome shotgun sequence DNA:
- the LOC140945619 gene encoding uncharacterized protein, translating to MTSKKTGLAFSGGGIRSAALCSGVLRRLLKDKAKVDYLSCVSGGGYTGTSFLDWKYRKEKKTVDSEEWHEEFFDNMRQRAGYFCNWEKPRQGIVDTIVMFLLVLTVTFIEPIVIYGSYAFPLAFIIDYLFGKLLRAKVDCDQFAPTRTPCPENVVFSKISLFTVLVMSFVISYILSEWLSRRKSKYFRLFSIISFLLLSLTFLPFAINDFFIKIPLWSRAIIVVIGVVLWFVLPLLRDKTSYGILIYLYSYIIYWKVYKAKVVGVVYSDGLFNGLLFASGFIMWFVPYLAQSRKRLVHIFNRWRLQKAFYSKENLATKGCLEILQEIFCPLWTCLKRKQKRDSGHREQRGSFNSLADDIEPVKKRSLNLADLRGLEPEYISNITIHSWKEEADSDTDDDLLTMSPTTIERLDRGPSTVDPFKDRLRPRDIELSDAMATSAAAISGYGDNLKELRVATILGLEMGATVISNLEAIKKEGWLMKLLPILINILRGLPLIAVPAVYYSEGHVWSIKAGVFTFFAIHLMLACIGALADTGAPNPNLWGKIARWFIVHVSFVKFLREGLNIDNIGPMPPPVMLLSDGGHVENLAILPLLKKKLKKIIVVDGSYYSNEKTYGEELLKALMLARRDLNCSFIGQGGRDVISDLLENFVKLQQPDERKPRHFRFNVEYYENDHKVGEGEILLIRPRDPRKGEESEVKTWEEFGFHLDARDWGNSPFLNEEDVDKLTFCCCACCNKKSYLSGLSELLCHKFPNHSTANQFFTPLMFSAYHREGFRACVEAEAAEFLKDNHDVLEV from the exons ATGACATCTAAAAAAACTGGTTTGGCTTTTTCTGGTGGTGGCATTCGGTCTGCAGCACTATGCTCTGGAGTCCTGCGCAGGCTACTAAAGGATAAAGCAAAAGTAGACTACCTGAGCTGCGTGTCAGGGGGTGGTTACACAGGCACATCCTTTCTGGATTGGAAATacagaaaagagaagaaaacagTGGACAGCGAAGAATGGCATGAAGAGTTCTTTGACAACATGCGACAAAGAGCAGGTTACTTTTGTAACTGGGAGAAGCCACGTCAAGGAATCGTTGATACAATTGTAATGTTCCTCCTCGTACTGACTGTCACCTTCATTGAACCGATTGTCATATATGGATCATACGCATTTCCACTTGCCTTCATCATCGATTACCTTTTCGGAAAGTTACTTCGAGCCAAAGTGGATTGTGACCAGTTTGCACCAACCCGTACTCCATGTCCAGAAAACGTAGTTTTCTCTAAGATTTCCCTGTTTACGGTTCTGGTCATGTCATTTGTCATCTCCTACATTCTGTCGGAATGGTTATCTAGGAGGAAGTCTAAATATTTCAGACTTTTCTCAATAATTTCCTTCTTACTTCTTTCTCTTACTTTCCTCCCATTTGCAATCAAcgattttttcattaaaatccCCCTGTGGAGTCGGGCGATCATTGTAGTAATTGGTGTGGTACTATGGTTCGTCCTACCTCTGTTGCGGGACAAAACGTCCTACGGCATTCTAATCTATCTCTACTCTTACATCATCTACTGGAAAGTGTACAAAGCCAAGGTTGTTGGTGTTGTGTATTCTGATGGGCTGTTTAATGGGCTGCTTTTTGCCTCTGGGTTTATCATGTGGTTTGTTCCCTACCTGGCACAATCAAGGAAGAGGCTCGTCCATATCTTCAACAG ATGGAGACTTCAGAAGGCATTTTACTCAAAGGAAAATTTAGCTACCAAGGGATGTCTGGAAATACTCCAGGAGATTTTCTGCCCTTTGTGGACATGTCTGAAGAGAAAACAGAAGCGGGATTCTGGTCACAGAGAACAGAGAGGTAGCTTTAATTCTTTGGCGGATGACATTGAGCCAGTAAAGAAAAGATCTTTGAACCTGGCAGATCTCAGAGGCCTAGAGCCTGAATATATATCAAACATCACCATCCACAGCTGGAAGGAAGAGGCAGATTCTGACACGGATGATGATCTCCTGACAATGTCGCCTACCACAATAGAGCGCTTAGATCGAGGTCCATCGACTGTCGATCCATTCAAGGATAGGCTGAGGCCTCGAGATATAGAGTTGTCAGACGCCATGGCAACGTCTGCAGCAGCAATTTCCGGGTACGGTGATAACCTTAAGGAATTGCGCGTTGCCACGATTCTTGGACTCGAAATGGGAGCCACAGTGATCAGCAACCTCGAGGCAATTAAAAAGGAGGGATGGCTCATGAAG CTCCTCCCAATTCTCATCAACATTCTCCGTGGTCTTCCATTGATCGCTGTACCAGCGGTTTACTATAGCGAAGGACATGTGTGGTCAATTAAAGCGGGAGTATTCACATTCTTTGCAATTCACCTCATGTTGGCTTGTATTGGAGCTCTCGCTGATACAGGAGCTCCGAACCCAAACTTATGGGGGAAGATAGCCAG GTGGTTCATCGTGCACGTTTCCTTTGTGAAGTTCTTGAGAGAAGGCCTTAACATTGACAACATCGGACCCATGCCTCCTCCCGTCATGCTACTTAGCGATGGAGGCCACGTGGAAAATCTTGCCATTTTGCCATTGTTAAAGAAGAAACTCAAGAAAATTATTGTGGTGGATGGCAGTTACTATTCCAATGAGAAGACTTATGGAGAAGAACTACTGAAAGCACTGATGCTGGCTCGTAGAGACCTGAACTGTTCATTTATTGGCCAGGGCGGTCGTGACGTCATTTCAGACCTGTTGGAGAATTTCGTGAAGCTTCAGCAACCAGATGAAAGAAAACCCCGACATTTCAG ATTTAACGTTGAATACTACGAAAACGACCACAAAGTTGGTGAAGGCGAAATTTTGCTCATTCGGCCAAGAGATCCGCGAAAAGGTGAAGAGAGCGAGGTCAAAACCTGGGAAGAGTTTGGTTTCCATCTGGACGCACGTGACTGGGGGAATAGTCCATTTCTGAACGAAGAAGACGTCGACAAGTTGACCTTCTGTTGTTGTGCATGTTGTAACAAAAAGTCCTATTTGAGCGGTTTGTCTGAGCTCCTCTGCCACAAGTTCCCGAATCATAGTACAGCTAATCAATTCTTCACGCCTTTAATGTTCTCCGCCTATCATCGTGAAGGCTTCCGAGCATGCGTCGAAGCGGAAGCTGCTGAATTTCTCAAGGATAACCACGATGTCCTTGAGGTGTGA